The following are from one region of the Arachis duranensis cultivar V14167 chromosome 10, aradu.V14167.gnm2.J7QH, whole genome shotgun sequence genome:
- the LOC107469985 gene encoding uncharacterized protein LOC107469985, translated as MDAPRRVTIKEAGAPDYVLQPLHVTHPNLNANFELKTALINLLPMFHGLPAQDPIRHLKDFHRICSTTRREGSDEVAIWLFAFPFSLEDKAKEWFYTLSSEVTSDWDLLRRGFLDKFLPPEKMDRLRKEMSCIVQGETEPLYEYWERFRKLIDACPNHMLDTQVLLGYICQGMREQDRTLLDTSSNGSLSKYKTAEEAWQLIIDLAESNQHVRRRVNRPRTVNEVSTSSETTALTQSLNEMTSILKQLQLNQQQPQPQSYQQHPPPPQQHNQQLVPQKVCGICSCYSHYTDECPSLQEDNTLAATHNFYDRPNQGYYQGGQKELQNTLASGLTGLTSTLQALLARMDTPSTSTPQPPIQSVIPSQPQPNPKGGINAITLRSGTQLKGKEAKDSSPITTAQEEERVNIEEVVEEETPQAIIEDEIQPTRETTKAKRTLEEEVAQPLPFPTLAKKAKKRIEFDPKMVEVFKKVEVTIPLLDAIHQVPRYAKFLKDLCIHKDRILELETIPLGSTISALMGTLPKKCDDPGPCMVTCTINGVHFKDCMCDLGACVSIMPLSVYRLLNLPQLKRSTARFVLADKSIITVAGVAEDVLVNIKGLIFPIDFYVLEMPSSETERASSILLGRPFLRTSRFKLDAYSGNYSFEIDGRIVSFSLEEAMRHPPENHSLFQCDPIDNIVDEVHLAKLDEKHMGEEANEKSSELNTTHHATHPETQTSKENKKMELKPLPPHLRYSYLDEAQELPVIIAQELTPQQEEKLLNVLRRNKKAIGWSLADLVGISPKVCEHRIFLEEGARPVRSGPNSATVHTPNRIPSKLGIRLPFFRRRWPLRPPKNGKKGP; from the exons ATGGATGCTCCGAGGAGAGTTACCATCAAGGAAGCGGGTGCACCGGATTATGTCCTTCAACCCCTTCACGTAACTCACCCCAACTTGAATgctaactttgaattgaagaccgCTTTGATCAACCTCCTACCTATGTTTCATGGGCTTCCCGCACAAGATCCTATTCGACATCTCAAGGACTTCCATCGCATATGTTCAACTACTAGACGTGAAGGGTCCGATGAAGTtgctatatggttgtttgctttccctttctctcttgaaGACAAGGCTAAAGAATGGTTCTACACCCTCTCTAGTGAAGTTACCTCCGATTGGGACTTGCTTAGAAGGggattcttggataaattcctACCCCCGGAAAAGATGGATAGGTTAAGGAAGGAAATGTCTTGTATTGTGCAAGGTGAGACGGAACCACTCTATGAGTATTGGGAACGGTTTCGCAAACTAATAGATGCATGCCCCAATCACATGCTTGACACTCAAGTATTGCTTGGATACATATGTCAAGGGATGCGAGAGCAAGATAGAACCCTCTTGGACACTTCTAGCAATGGTTCTTTGTCCAAGTATAAAACTGCGGAGGAGGCATGGCAACTTATTATTGACTTGGCCGAATCCAATCAACATGTGAGGCGAAGAGTCAACCGTCCAAGGACCGTGAATGAGGTATCAACTAGTAGTGAAACCACCGCTCTAACTCAATCCTTGAATGAGATGACATCCATCTTGAAGCAACTCCAATTGaaccaacaacaaccacaacctCAATCATACCAACAACACCCTCCACCACCTCAACAACACAACCAACAATTGGTCCCTCAAAAAGTATGTGGCATTTGCTCTTGCTACTCTCACTACACGGATGAGTGCCCAAGCCTTCAAGAAGACAATACCTTGGCGGCTACCCACAATTTCTATGATCGCCCCAATCAAGGATACTACCAAGGCG gccaaaaggaactGCAAAACACACTTGCTTCCGGTCTCACCGGTCTCACCTCTACActacaagctcttcttgcacgcATGGATACACCGTCAACGTCCACTCCTCAACCCCCAATCCAAAGCGTCATTCCCTCTCAACCTCAACCAAATCCAAAGGgaggcatcaatgccatcacccttAGATCCGGTACGCAACTAAAAGGGAAGGAAGCAAAGGATTCAAGCCCTATCACAACCgctcaagaagaggagagagtAAATATAGAAGAAGTAGTGGAAGAAGAGACACCACAAGCCATAATTGAGGATGAGATCCAACCAACAAGAGAgacaaccaaggccaaaaggacCTTGGAAGAGGAAGTTGCTCAACCACTCCCATTCCCAACACTTGCAAAGAAAGCTAAAAAGCGCATAGAATTTGACCCCAAAATGGTGGAAGTAttcaagaaagttgaggtaaccatcCCCCTCCTCGATGCTATCCATCAAGTTCCTAGATATGCTAAATTTCTCAAAGACTTATGCATACATAAGGACAGAATTCTTGAATTGGAAACCATTCCATTGGGGAGTACTATTTCCGCTTTAATGGGAACACTACCCAAGAAGTGTGATGATCCGGGTCCTTGTATGGTTACTTGCACAATCAATGGAGTTCACTTCAAAGATTGcatgtgtgaccttggagcatgTGTTAGCATCATGCCACTATCCGTCTACCGGTTATTGAACTTGCCACAACTAAAAAGGTCAACGGCAAGATTTGTCTTAGCGGACAAGAGCATAATAACCGTAGCGGGTGTTGCGGAAGATGTATTGGTGAACATAAAAGGGTTGATATTCCCCATTGACTTCTATGTCCTTGAAATGCCATCAAGCGAAACCGAGAGAGCATCGTCTATcttacttggaagaccattcttgaGAACTTCTAGATTTAAACTTGATGCTTACTCGGGGAATTACTCATTTGAAATAGACGGGAGAATTGTAAGCTTTAGCCTAGAGGAAGCAATGAGGCATCCACCGGAGAACCACTCTTTGTTTCAGTGTGACCCAATCGACAACATAGTGGACGAAGTGCATTTAGCAAAGTTAGATGAGAAGCATATGGGTGAAGAAGCAAATGAAAAGTCAAGCGAACTAAACACCACACATCATGCAACTCATCCGGAAACTCAAACctcaaaggaaaataaaaagatggaattgaagccactaccaccTCATTTAAGGTACTCATACCTTGATGAAGCCCAAGAGCTACCCGTGATAATAGCCCAAGAGCtaactcctcaacaagaagagaaaTTGCTTAATGTGTTGAGAAGAAACAAAAAGGCAATCGGATGGAGTTTGGCGGATCTAGTGGGAATAAGCCCCAAAGTATGCGAGCACCGCATATTCcttgaagaaggagcaagaccg GTGCGGAGCGGACCAAATAGTGCGACGGTGCATACCCCAAACCGAATTCCAAGCAAGCTTGGAATTCGCTTGCCATTCTTCCGAAGGCGGTGGCCACTACGGCCCCCAAAGAACGGCAAGAAAGGTCCTTGA